The window AGAGGGCCTGAGCTGGGCCTGGAGCCGGACCAGCAGGACACTTAGAAGAGGCCAGTCGGCCGCCGGCACAGCCCACGACTTTCCTGGCGCCGAAGGAGAGACGCCGGCCCGTGGTGCCCCTGGCAGGAGCCGCCGCGCACTGTCCCCAGCAGGCTCTGCCGGCCGCGAGCGTCAGCTGGCCCAGGCAACATCTTGGCAGGTTGGTGAAAGGCCATCAGCTGTCTGAACAGAGTTGCCTCCAGACTGGCCTCTGGGAGTTGCTGTCTGAAGAGGACCGTGTGTCTGTCCACCGCCGGGACATGTGGCAGGTTCCGAGCAggcctcccccgccctccccagaGCCCGGGTCTCGGGAGGCGCAAACCTTGGCAGGTCATACCGTCAGAGGCATTGCTCTAGCTGCGGGGCTTTGGAGGGAACCACTCCCGCCACGGAGGCCCTGGTTTTCCTCCGTGAGCCGCCAGTCCCAGGTTTTGCCTGGGGTTTTCAGTCCCTCCCTCTTCTTGTCTGTGCTTCGTTCAGAGGCTTCTTGGGCTCTAAGTCAGGAGTGTTAGTGTTCAAACCCGCGGGAGTTTGTCCGAGCCGCTTCGTGCAGGGCGGAAATACAAACTGCCTGCGGGAGCGTGCCCTGAGAACCGCCCAGGGCACGGCTGCAACCCCTCGCGGCCTTGGCCACCCTTTCCCAACGAAATCGTGCTCTTGGAGTCCGCTTCTCTGAAATCTAGTGCTGGGGCGATCTGACTTTCCCCAGGGTCTTGTCCCTTTGAAATGCCAGCCTGAGCTGGGGACCCACCAATGGGCCCAAAGGAGGcgtgggggaggcaggtgggagaggagaggaaggaccTGCTTCTGTGGATCCAGAGTTTGCTTCGCCTAAGGGTGAGGTCTGCAACATCTGGTCCAAATCAGACATCCTGATTCCTACGTCCCTCAAACCCCTGCCTGCTTGAGCCTCTGGCAAGACCCAGAGGGGgccaaaatgagaaagagaaagggaaactaaaaggagaggaagggacagaaaagAGGCCTGGTTGGGGCAAGCTGGAGGTGCCCAGGCTGCTCTTGGAGGCTCGAGCCTGGCAGGCAGGACCAGCTGCCCTGTGGAGCCATGTGCTTGTTTAAGCCCCCAGAGCCCTGCCTCGTGGGTCCTCAGTGGCGTCCCTGCGGGGATTCCGATCGATACTCCTGGCGGGGAAGgcctctgcttttcttctccatttGCTCCTGTCCCCTCGCACTCCTGAGCACATAATACCTACTTACCAGTCCTAGCTTCTGTGTCAGCGTCTGAAGAGACTGATCTACTGACCCCATACTGAAAAGCCTCCTATGTAATAATAACCACTCAACACACTTGTAGTTGCTGATAAAATGGCCAGATAAAAAGGCTAAAGCCCTTGTCCCTTTTCAACTCGGGGTAATAAAACAGACACACATTTGAATGCTTGAGCAAAGCGGGGTCCTCAGCAGGAATTTCCCACTCGCTGAAGGAGGCTTTCAATTTCCTGTGGAGGTGGCTTCAGCACTTCTCCTTGGGGCCAGCCTTTGAGGAGTGTCCCCTACCTTGACTTTcctggggtgggtggtgggacCGGGGATCCCCACATATGCCACACTTTCCCTTATCCCAGCAATGCTTGGGGCTAAGGTGGGCTAACAGGTCAAGCATTACTTGCCATGTCACTTTCAGTCACACATAGGCACAAGGCACACgatctatttctctttctttctttctttttctagctctgtccTTTGCAGGACAGGCGTGAGGGGGCGGCAGCGTTCTGAGATGGTCTGGAATGGAAAAGCTGTCCTTTAACTGTACCCTCCAGTCCAGCTGCCAAGTTTCTTCTGGCTGCCCAGGCCAGGGAACCCAGGCGCTGCTGGCGCTCACCTGAGAGGCACTGGTGGAGTTTTGGGGGGCCAAGACAAAGGAGTACCGCACAATTCAGAAGTGTCAGCAAgccttcagtttatttctcacGGTTGCCCTCTATTCACTGCTTAATCTTTTCTAGGAATGAGGAGCAAATAAGAGAATTGTGGTAGAGAACGAAGAGTAAGCTAAAGGAGAAAGATTACTAAAAGCACACAAAAGTATTAGGAGTCCATAGATTTGGGGAAGCTTTAGGGGGTAtaattttctttaccttttcagATCAATACCGAGGGGGCGATTACTGCTTGGAGATCGGAATCCTCCAACAGCGGGGAAAGGCGGAGGCTGTCAGAGTGGAAACGCCCCCTCCCCAAGCCTGGGTGAACACGCCCCCAGCCCCGTCCCGCGTCGGTAGAGTGTACCCCGTAAGCCAGGCTGTGGTGCGAGGAAAGCCCCAGGGAGCGGGAGAGGAAGCTTGAGCTCGACGCTCCGGAAGCGCGTTGTGTATAGCTGGCTCGCACCGTGCCGGCGGCACACAACGCACATCCCACTTTCCGCACCAATGTAAATCACCGCCACTAAGAATTGTCCCCTCGGTGGCTTACGGATCCGGAGAGATGGCCCCAGTCCAAGAGAAACTGCCCATACAGACTTGCAGTAGGATACTGTGTATCCTACCCAGTGGGTCGCCTGGACCCTTTGCTCCTCTGGACCCATGGCTAAGTCCTGGAGGCAGCGCAACTGCCACACGCACCGCTCTTGGTCTGCGCGCACAAAAGCGCGCAACTGTCTGTCAGTCGCAGCCACCGCTACGTCTTTCTCTCTCGCTCCCGCCGCCCACACAGGAGGTATCTGTGCTCCTAGAACAATAGAGGGCTGTACCTCGCGGCTTGGCCGCTAGAGGAGGCACAAAGAACCAAGCCCGCTCCAGAACAATGTAACCAACGCGTCGACCGGTCCCCTCCCGCGGGCCGCCTGCCCTCCCCGCCGCCGCGCTACGCGCACAATCAGCGTCCGCTTAATGCAAAGGCGGAGCCTGTAGCCAGTGGCCAAGATGCTTTAACTAACGTGCATCTTAATTTTCAGCACCTCTCCTCACAAACGCCCAGCCTCTCTCCGAGTCCAGCGAGACCTCGGCGAATGCCAGCAAAAGCTGGGTGCCGGGCGAGCGTGGCCGGCGAGTTAGGCAGCTCTCCATTCTTAGTTTTTCCTCCCCCATCCTCCTAGAGGTGAATGTATTAGTCCCAACCTTCGTCCTGGCACCCTTCCCTCTCGGTAGGCAATGACACGGGAACTGGCCCGAGCCGGCTCTTTCGGTCAGAAACTCCCCGAGCCAGCGCCAAGGCCGGAGATGTCTGGAAAGCGCTGTTGTATCCTACCATCCGTTCCCCCGCGCGGTCAAGACTGTGACTCCTGCTAATAACTAAACAAGTTTGCCTGGTatggtgggtaggaaaagaacggagatttctttttttcctttctgaagagCAAAGCGCCTCAACTGCCTCCATACAAGGAAACCAGGCAGCCTGGAAAACTGAAATGTATTGTCTAAGCTAGAGTTCAAGTGCACAGGGCCAATCCTGAGTCTCTGTGAGTCCTGTAAAGAGAAAGCTCCTAGTAGACACAGCGCACCTCCTCCCTTGTCCCACAACTAGGGAAGGCAAAAAGAGGGGGTAAAATTGGCACATTCAGGGGAGGGTGAATGAAATGTGGTGGTGGAGCGTGGGTCAATGAAAGCTTGGAgtcaaggagggaggaagagaagtatGAAAATGCgaagaaaaaaaggacagaaaaggaaCAAGGGAGCAGAAGGAGGAAATGACAGAACAAGAAATAAAGTGGAGAGAAAATAGGAAGTGCATAGCGGAGAGGAGGGAAGAACCGAAGCCAGGCGCACTGACCTGGGGCCACAAACACCCGGAGAACTCTCCCCAGCAGCCGGGGTCCAGGAGACCCTCTGTGCTTACCTGCCAGGCGTAAGGCGGACATGCGCTGGAACTCGGGCTCCTGCAGCCACTTCCACATCCTGCGAAAGGTCTCCCTGCCAGATTTGAGTTTACTCCACGGTTTGGGGTTCCGGAGCAGGTCGGAGAGAGTCCCCTGAGACCGGCACAGCACCCTCTGCGCGAAGATCGCCTGGGGGATGCTGTAGCGCTTCAGCTCCGCGGTGATGCGCTGGGCCACCTCTTTGGTGTTGATCTCCTCCAGCTGGCCCGATGTAGCCACCTGCGAGCCAGAGGAGGACGAGGGTGGCCGCTCGCGGCTGGGCGCCAGCACCGGCCCATGGGACTGAGCATGGCCCGGGTGGTGCAGGCCGTTGAGGTGCGACATCATGGCCGCGGGCGGGGTGCCCAGGCCGCGAGACAGGTGCTGCTCACCGCGGGTCAGCATGGCAGTGTGGTGCGCGTCGAAGTTAGGGCTGAGCATTTTGTCGTGGCCCGGCGGCCCGTAGTTGGGTAGGCTCTGCTGCGCGTTGTGGAGGCCGCCCAGCCCGTTGCCCAGTGGCGTGGCGGCCAGCGGGGACAGGCTCTGGCTCATGCCGGGCATCTCCTTGTAGGGGCTGTAGAGGTTGTTCATGGCCGGGAGCCCGCGCTCGTCGCGCATGAGGGTGAAGCTGCCGCTGACGTTGCCCGACAGgcgctggtggtggtggtggtggtggtggtgcgggTGGTGGTGCGGGTGCGGGTGGTGGAACTTGTCCGACACCGTGGAGATGGGCGGCAGCGGCTGGAGCGGCGTCAGCGTGGTGTAGGTGTTGCTCATGCCCATGCCGGGCGGGGACGAGTCGCAGGACATGCTCATGGCGTGATGGAGCGGGATGGAGAGCTCGGGCCGGTAGTCGCCGCCGTCCAGGATCGAGGCCATGCTAGTGACCATGGCCGAGCGCgacgccgccgccgctgccgctgccgccgtGCCCAGCTCCTGGTGCGCCgttggcggcggcggcgggccccGCAGCGAGCCAGCAGCGCCGCGGCCCgcgtggtgggggctggggctggccagCAGCTCCTGCTCATGGCTcgggcccccgccgccgcccccgccgcccccaccaccgcccccgccgctgccgccgccggccGGCCCGTGCAAAGTGCCCAGACTTTCCATTGTCAGCTCCGGGTTCATGGCGCAGCCTTCTAGGTCTTTGGTGAGGCATCGATAGGCGGTGTAGGCAGCCTTCATTCAGTCCATCGGGgcccgggggcggcgggggcggcgggggcggccggCGGGCTGGCAAGGCGCGCGTGGCGGAGCTCGGTCGCGGGAGCGGGGGAGGGCGCGGGAGTGCGCGAGTGTGTGGAGGGGAGCGTGCGTGCGGGTGTGCGCCCCGGGCTGCGGGCGGGCAGGCGGGCgcgcccggggtgggggtggggtgggggcggacgGGGCGTGCgagcgggagaggggagggggcggggagggagggagggatcacCGGGCCCCACCGCTCGGGCCGGCGCGCTGCCTCGCCATGTCCGAGCCCGCTCCGGCGCCGACGTCTTCTGTTTGGGTGAGCGGGAGCTGTCCAGAAGGGCTCTGCCGCTCGCCGGGGCAGCCAACCTAGCCTCCCGGACCCGGGGCGGGGCAGCGCCCGATGGGCGCTGCAAACAGCCACTCCGAGTGCGCTACTGCCCCGGGGGGCGGGCCTCCTGAGTGAGGCTGCCAATGGctgaggagggggcggggccatGTGTTTCAGGTTTGGCTGACGGCTCCGtgccttttttcctcctttgccaCTAGAATCAAACgtcaaggagagggagggaggggaagagagtgcagtggggagagagaggcgAGAGTGCGAGCGAGGGAGAGAAATTATGTTAAAGATGCCGCTCTGTGTCCCTCTTGAGCAGCTGCGATCTGTAGAAAAGGGCATTGCCTTAGTTCCCTTTGCCTCACCCCACAGCTTTTCTGGAGGCTACCAAGCCGGTCTGTACTGTGAAAATACAAACCCAAGTCTCCTAGCGAGCCACTTCCCAAGCGTCTCTATCTGAGAGCCAGTAGTTTACCCTTTTAAAATGCAGGCGCTTAGGTATTCTAATGCAGGGTAAATTCCCGAGACCGAGGCTTGCATAATCTGCCGGGCGAAAGGAACCCCAGGACCCTCGCTGCCTCGGAGCTGCGGCCGGCGACGCGAGCCCACAGGCGGCGCGGGCCACCGTAATCCAAGCAAAGTTAACACAATAACATCATTTAATTACCCGGCGAGCCCATAAATCTCCCAGTTATGAGGCTTCAGAAGGGCTCTGTTAGATtgcaaaacaaaactagaacTCTAGGAGCTGCGGTTTCAAGGTGACCAAACGCTCCCTCCATTAGCGTCTTGTAAAGAAGTGGTTGTGGGTGGGGGGCGGCAAGACTGTTCCCAAAGCCTGTAGTGAGCAAACTTCTGGGAGCAAGGAGTACGTAAACCTTCCCGGACGACACCCGCGGATTTTTCTTCTATCGCGTccccgcgcgcgcgcgcacacacacacacacacacacacactcgaaCCCCGAGAAAGGAAAGCCCCAGGTTGGGGCTGTGGGTAGATGGCACCGACCCTCGGTCGACACCTGTATATCAAAAACTTGTTTCTGAAAAGACCAGAACCCTGGCGAGTTTTAGAAGGCTCTCGAGCCGCAGCTTTAAAAAGTGCACCTTCGTCTACCCAGAATTTCCGTTGGAAGTGGAGCGGAGCGGAGGTGGATATTTCCGAGGCctggctggggggtggaggggcggCTGAAGACAGGGAGCTACCGGGCATTGAAACCCTTAAAAGTAACAGATTCTTCCAAAGCAGGTTGCGCTCTGTTTGCCTCCCAAGATTCAAGCTAGCTGAGGTTGCGCAGATGTTGCCTTTGTTTAAAGAGACAGTAATTAAGGACAGGGTGGACATAAGTTTGAGAAGCGTGACCTATTTTCTTTTGATCAGCTGTCAAAAGAAGAGCGGGGGGTCTCCTTAAGACAGCCCCTCCAACCACTTCCAGCTGTTAGAGAAAACTTGATAAGAAAACAAGGACATACAGCCTGGAATACTGTATTTGCCTTCCTGGTGCTAGAGAAAAGGTTTGATTCATTTGGAAAATAGTTCTTAGTCTTGGTGACCTTTTCCTGCTGCCCTCCTTTCCCTTCTAGCTacagagcaaaaaaaaagaaaaaagaaaaagaaaaaaaaaatccacccacTCCCACACCATTCTGTCACATGAATGTACAGTGATGTTATTGATAGATCAACTTCATTGAGCTCTGACCAATACATTGCCAATTATTCACTCAAGCAGCTTCTTTGTTATATCAGAGCCCGAGTAAGAAAGTGGACGTTCCTCCACTTTGCTAGACACACTTTTCTAGCtgctaacattttttaatgtcacaaaattaggtaaaataaccgatttttctgtttctctctttcctctcccgctcaaccctctcttactgtctctcttttCACTCCCCACCTTATATATGGCAGCTGGACAGTTGAAACAGTTAATGTTTGGAAAACTTACTGAGTTGAACAGAAGCTCACAGGAGCGCAACCTCCTGTTGGTCTAGGAGTGCTCAGAGACTGAAATAGGGCAAGAGAGCAGCAAGGCTGGGGAATGAGTCTGATATGCCCCAACGCTGAACACAGCCTTCTCTGCCTTGGCTTCAGGCTTAAAGAGTGGCCAGGGACCCCAGGCTGGGACATTGAGTAGGCACTGCCTTCATACGGAAGACTGAATATATAGATggccattaaaataatttttcaaaatgataaacTCGTTTACCAGGCTACCAAGATAAATCTGCTCCTGGGAATTGCATTTTGGTGTGCCTGGGAGCAGTCACGTGCTGGAGAGTTGAAAGGTGAGTTGCTTATTCTTGCTGCCTTCctacctccctctctccctccgccctgcctcccaccatccctcccccttccctcgaTCAATATTGGCGATCTCAGGGAAATCATGAAATCGTATTGGCTTCTTTGTGTATAATTTCATTGGGCTAGATTAAAGCAGATTTTCCATGTTGTTTTTCTTAATGATGGTTTGAGGTTTTGTATGTCAACGTAAAACCCATTTAAAAGGGAAATTAATGTGCATTTTTAGTCGGCATCCTAATTTTTAGTAAATTAGTCTTGCATGCCTTTTCcctttctaaaaaggaaaaaatattttctacttgaaGATAATTTTAAGAATATCAGTATTAATaagattttcaaatatgttttaaaatatctttgatgttcctttctctaagaaaataaaaggaaaatgtactTTCTAACTGCCCTTTATTTACACACGTACTCTAACATTCAGAAGTTGTGTaactcagaatttaaaaaaaaaaattgaagctaCACTCTTGTTCCCCTTCCCCTCAGCATTTGATTCACAAATGGATAGTAGACAGGCATGCTATTTCACGACTGTTAGAGTCTGGACAAACAGTTACACCAGCCAATATCCTGAGATCAGGAAATCCCTTTCTTAACATACCACGTCCACAGATCTGATTTTCTT is drawn from Mustela lutreola isolate mMusLut2 chromosome 11, mMusLut2.pri, whole genome shotgun sequence and contains these coding sequences:
- the ONECUT2 gene encoding one cut domain family member 2, yielding MKAAYTAYRCLTKDLEGCAMNPELTMESLGTLHGPAGGGSGGGGGGGGGGGGGGPSHEQELLASPSPHHAGRGAAGSLRGPPPPPTAHQELGTAAAAAAAASRSAMVTSMASILDGGDYRPELSIPLHHAMSMSCDSSPPGMGMSNTYTTLTPLQPLPPISTVSDKFHHPHPHHHPHHHHHHHHQRLSGNVSGSFTLMRDERGLPAMNNLYSPYKEMPGMSQSLSPLAATPLGNGLGGLHNAQQSLPNYGPPGHDKMLSPNFDAHHTAMLTRGEQHLSRGLGTPPAAMMSHLNGLHHPGHAQSHGPVLAPSRERPPSSSSGSQVATSGQLEEINTKEVAQRITAELKRYSIPQAIFAQRVLCRSQGTLSDLLRNPKPWSKLKSGRETFRRMWKWLQEPEFQRMSALRLAACKRKEQEPNKDRNNSQKKSRLVFTDLQRRTLFAIFKENKRPSKEMQITISQQLGLELTTVSNFFMNARRRSLEKWQDDLSTGGSSSTSSTCTKA